The Pan troglodytes isolate AG18354 chromosome 6, NHGRI_mPanTro3-v2.0_pri, whole genome shotgun sequence genomic sequence GAGCCTGTGATGCCAGATCCCGCGTGGGCCCTGCGGGAGTTTTGGGGAGCAGGGCTCTTAACCAGTGGGCCCTGGCCTCAGGCTGCCTCAGGAAGCCAGGCTCATGGGGTCTGCTGGGGGCATGGCAAGTAGAACCCTGGCCCTGTGTGAGGTGAGGCATGGTTGCCAGGTGACTGTGCCTGGGCAGCCACTCGCCGTCAGAAGCACTCTGCTTGCTGTGCTCACCCCTCAGCTGTGGCCACCCTGGTGCCACTCCTTCCCTGGCCACCATGTCACGGCAGCTCAACATAGACACGTTACGGCAGAACTTCTGGAAGGAGGAATATCTGAGGGAAAAGATGTTGCGCTGTGAATGGTACCGCAAGTATGGGTTGATGGTGAAGGCCAAGCAGAAGGCTAAGGCCGCAGGCCGCCTGCCCCTCAAACTGCCCACCCTGCACCCCAAAGCCCCACTCTCACCCCCACCCGCCCCCAAGTCAGCCCCTTCCAAGGTGCCCAGCCCTGTCCCAGAGGCGCCTTTTCAGTCGGAAATGTACCCGGTACCACCTATCACCCGAGCCCTGCTGTATGAAGGCATCTCCCACGACTTCCAGGGGCGCTACCGCTACCTCAACACTCGAAAACTGGACATGCCAGAGACGCGATACCTCTTCCCCGTCACCACCAGCTTCACGTATGGCTGGCAGCTGGGTGAGCCCAACCTCTTGGAAATCACCTCAAAAACAGAGCACTAGCCATGTGCTAGGGAGTGGGCATCCTGGTGAAGGGTCCAGACCATAAACAGAGCAAGGAGATGGCCAAGAAGTGTCGACACGTTCCACAGAACTAGGGAGTGGCGGTGGGCAGGGAGGCAGCGGCCATGTGCTGCTATTTATTGGATTGTCAGGAAAGGCCTTTCTGAGGACCCGAGGCTGAGAGCCAGATGATAAGGATgggtttggattttatttgttGTGCAGGGAAGCTGATGGAGGGTTCTAAGCAGATTTCAAGAGTGACACTGGTGAACCTTTTAAAAAGTCACCCTGACCTGTATGTAGGCAGTGGCTTTTTCAGGGGAAATGGTAGAATCTGGCACATGAGTTGGGCATCTGTTTTGTTACCCTGTGGTAGTGGCCTGAGGGATCAGCAATAGAGCTGAAATCAATTCAGGATGTTTTGGGGGAAGACTCGGTGGAACTCACCCATGGATAGAATGTGAGAATAAGGGGAAGAGAGATCAATCACCCAGGTGTTTAGCTAAAGCTGCAGTGACAGGGAAGACTGGGAGAGGTCAGGGCTGGAGCGTGCATGAACAGGTCCTATTTAGCCATGTGTGTTTGGCTATGTTATGCTTGAAGTGTCTGTAGGGTGGCTGTGTCTATAAGTCTGGATTAAAGTCAGAGCTGAAGATGCAAATTCGGAGGTCATTTGAAtataggtgctttttttttttctttttctttttgaaacagtctgactctgtcacccaggctggaatgcagtggcacgatcttggctcactgcaacctctgcctcccaggttcaagagattcttctgcctcagcctcccaagtagctgggactacaggcgtgtgtcaccacgcccagctaatttttgtttttttagtagagacagggtttcaccatattggccaggctggtctcgaactgctgacctcgtaatctgcctgtctcggcctcccaaagtgctgggattacaggcatgagccaccgcccggcCTATAGGTGCTATTTAAATCCATGAGATCTAGGGAGCTCAAGTTGCTGGAATCTGATGGGAGTGGGGGCAGGAGGGCTGAGCCAGAGGGGGTAGGGGATGTCATTGGCAGGAAGCCTGTCCATCTCGGCTGAGTCTTTTTTCTGTGAGGTTGAGTCAAGGCCATCAGCGGGGAGGGAGCTGAGCTGAGGCAGTGGAGTAACTAGAGATGAAGAGGAAAGGTGTGGaacaggcatgtgccaggcaGGGCTGCTGGGCGATGTTGCTGCACATCCCATTGCTGTCTGTGCTCATGAATGTCAAGTGAGACTCCTCAGCCCTGTACCCTTCTCCAGCTGCTTGAGTGTCTTGCAGAAAAGGTGGATGGTTGGGGATTGACTCAGTTGAGATTTTGCCCCCAAACATCCCTTTCCCCCAGGCCCCTAAAGGGGAAGTCAGGGAAATAACTTTCTAACAAAAGCAGGAGGCGAGCCCTAGAAGGGGGGAGCAGGAGGCCGAAGGAAATCTCATCTCTCCACAGTCTGTCCCTGTGACAAGCAGGCTAGGGTGGCCCCCCTCCCTGCAGGTAGAGGATCCTGAAGCTAGGGTAATGATGGCAGATGGCAGATGGCTGCTGTATCCTGGCATCCAGCCAGCTCCCAGTATTTGCCCATAGCTCCCATTCCTCCAAAGCACTTTCTATTTCTTCCCACAAAGTGGCTACTCCACTGACGGATTCCTAGGGCTGTGCAGACAGACAGGGCTCCCATGCTCTGCGTGTCCCTCCCTCAGGAACCCATGCTTGGCCTCTGACATCTTTTCCCAGGCCCCCCAGTGAAGCAAGAACTGGTCTCCTGCAAGATGTGCCGCATTGAGTCATTCTTCCGCAAGAACGGGGCCTTCGCACTGCTTGATCCCCGAGACCTGGCCCTCTGACCGTGGGCCAGGTGTGGGCttaggggagggaagaagaaataaCAGGCCTCCTGGTGGGGCAAAGctgctgtgtgtgtctgtgccccTCTGCTCTCCCTGTCCCTGAGGTTGCATTCAGGCCTTTCTGAAACTATCTGACCTGCAAGTTGCCCTCTTGCTTTTTCCGTAACCCTCATCTCTTTAATCATCCCTTTGAGGACCCAGCAATGACCAGAGGGGGCTGGGAAAGGCGAGCACTACTTCGCAGGCACGGGATCCTCAGCACCAGGGGAACACAGTAGTTCCAGGAAGTTCTGGGTGTTCCTGGGGAGAGAGCGGCTTGTCATTTCGGAGGCCAGGGAAAGGGGCCTCCTGCCACCGCCACACCCCTCCTTGCCCGCCCCTCACCTGGCCCCGAGGGCCCGCAGCCGCTCGGTCCTCTCCCGATGCATTTGCTCCAGCTGCTCCCGCAGGGCGCGCCGCCGCCCAGCCGCGTCCTCCTGGTGGTGCAGAGCGCTGAGCGTCCGCGGCTCAGTGGGGCGGGCGGGGCAGCACCTGGCACACCTGCCCCTCGCGCCCCGCCGAGTCACTGCCAGAGTGCAGTGCGCTCACTTCAAAGGGACCCGGGCGCGCCAAGCTCGGCCCCTGCCCCGCGCAGGCTCCTTGTGGCCCCACCTCCTTCTAGGGGTCTTGCCTGTGGCGGGAGTTGAGCCGGACTGGGCGGGAGCCCCACGGGGTGATCCCGGCAGTGGCGGTTCCTGGCGATGTGGAGGCGTTCCAGGACCTGCAGAGGCGGCAGTCAGCGTCCGGCCGCCCCTCGGTGCCCCGCCCGCTCCAGGCAGGCCCCGATCCCGGCGTGGGGACACACCCGGAGCCGCTGCTGCTCACGGTCCCGCCGGCGGCGCCGCCGCCTGGCCGCGCTGTGCAGCTCCAGCAGCCGCTGCAGAGCCGTCACCTGCTGCGCCGCGCTTAAGCCCGCAGGCGCCTTGGCGGTGCTGAGGGGCGCTGGCCACGCGGCCATCAAGGCCTTAGGACGCTCAGGGCCGCCCCCACCCGACCCCGGAGGGCACCCAGAAGCCAAGCCTGGCCCACCTCCTGCTCCCCCGGGGCGGGGCCCACTCCAGGGCCCTGCAGCCCGTGCGGATCGCGCTCCAGGCCTGGGGGCCCCCGGAGAGCCCCGAGGAGCCCCTGCTGCCCGGATACCTCGGCGCGCAGGGTCGCTGGCATCTCGGCTCCGGCTCCGCGACCTGGGAGCCGCCGCCGGGCCGGGGGCTTCGGGCCCGTAAGCGCAGCCCACGCCCCCTCCCGGGCGGCCCCCAGCTTTGCCACCGCCGGTGCTGACCTTTGTGTCTCGCCTTTGATCATGCTCTGCGTCAGCGTGGTAGTCCTTCTCCGGAGGTTTGGGCTCTCCCTGCACACAGGCTTTGGAGTCTGTGCTTTCAGGGACCCGCAGGGGTCCCTCGGATGGCTATGGGGGTCGCCTTCCTCTGGGGGCTGCACAGTGGCCTCTCCGGGAGCCACCTCCCAGGCTTGTGAGATATTGCCTTCCCAAGACCGCAGCATCTTCTTCCCTGGACTCTGGGGACTCGCCTTTCCCTGGCATTTAGGACTAAATTCTCTTCGACTCCTCCCTCTGACCCTGAGGAACCCTTGGGCTCTGGCCCCCGTGTGTCTTCACCCTCTTGACTCTGAGGAGCATCTTTGATCTCGCCCCGGGAGGCCTCCGCCCTCTTACGCTGAGGGGTCTCTGCTTTCTGATCCTGAGGGTCCTCCTCTCTCAGACTCAGGGGTGTCCATCCTTGGTGGTCTTTGAAGTTCTGCTCTCTCCTGGCCCAGGTGCGGGTCCGAGCCCAGCCCTTCAAGGGCATCTTGGGAAGGCAGGTTTTGGGAGGGCAGGTCCCCCGGCCCAGGGGTCCCGGGAGTGAGCTTTCTTTTCTGGGTCTCAGGCTCTGCCTCACTCCTCTCTTCCCTCTGGGCCAGGTCCTGGAAAGGAAAAGCACTTTGGGCCCAGGTTTGAGAGGGAACCTGCAGACCCCTGGGGCCAGCCTTTGCCTGATTCCTGAATTTGTTAAAGCCATTTTATGTAGTGTGGAAGGTGCTTCACTGAAGAGCCTCCCCCTCACCCCAGCAGCCTCCTCCCAGGCAGACCCACCCCTGCCATCCCCAACCTGAGACCCTTGACCTTTTCACCTTGCACTCTGAGCTACCTGGCACCCCAAAGCTCCTCCTGGTAGTGGGGTTGAGCTCTTGTAAGGAGCCTGAGGAAGAAAGACCAGTATTGGGAGCTCATGTCCCAGCCCCTCATGCACAGTTCACCTAGACTAGAGCCAGGAAGTTTAGGGAGTCCCAGTGCATGGCTAGGGGTGCCCTGAGGGCGCTGTCCGAACCTCAGGCTGTCACAGTTCATCAATCAGCCAGCCATGCACCTGTCAGGTGTGCCTGCCAACAGCCTGCCCCATCTTTCTCATCCTCCCAGCCAAGGCAGACCACTCCAGAGGGACCTGCACAGCCCCTTCCTCAAGACCACCACAGGAGGCCTGGGAGTGAGAAGGGTCACGGTGCTGGGTGCCTGGGTTCCTCAGCACCGGCCACTCCCACTTTGCCCTGGTGTGCCCATCAGGCCCAGAGAAGAAACCCGCTCTGGGCGTCTTACTTTTTACTCTTATTCAGAAAAACCTTCCTTagccttttctttgtttctgacaGCAAAATCAAaggaaattcaagatgaaattttagGCCAGAGCCTGGCCTAAAAACTGCAAGTGTTCATAATTaacaaaagaaatctaaaaaaagAGATGATGTGTTGCCGCGCCCCTGCAGCTGTGGAGGAAGGAGAGCTGTTCTGCATCCATAAAAGCCAGTTGAAAGGGATTTCATAAGGTCTGAAATCGAGAACTTTCCCAAGAATACTGCATCTTGTTCTCTTGTGCAATATACAGACGTGTGAATATTCCTAACAGTAACCAAATGGGTGCACTCTCTGTGAAAACACATCTTTCAAAGAGTTTTTTAAACAAAGGAGACTCCTGGGCCTTTAGAAATAATTGCCACAAACTGCAAAAACAATCTCCAACCTCCCACTTCTGTAATTCTCATCTGTTGTCTTActagaaaatttatttctctgGTAATAATGTTATAATTGATATCCCTGTCTTCTCAAGATGTAAAATACTTGTAAAAACTTCTCTGTCcatcagaaaataattattggcacttttcttctctctcatgtGCATGATGGAACAATAAAAAGCTTATGGCTTTGCTAGATCTATTATTTAACAAACAATTTGAGAGTCtgtttcatttaaattaataGGCTCAAGGCTCACAGTATCCATTCCACTGCCTGTTTATTGTCATGCTATTTCTAGCCTGTGATCTAAAGACAAGCACCTAGTCTCCTTGTTCTCTGTATATCTCCATTGCCCAGCTGAAGGGTGGCAAACAGGTGGCCTGTGCCTGGCTGAAGGGTGGCAAATAGGTGGCCTGGAGTTGGTATTCTGTTCCCTCATCCCCGGGCAGCCAGTGATGCTCATTCCTGAACTTTCTCCCCTGAACCCCAGTTTAGCATCAGAATCCTACTGGACACAGTGCCTAAGACAGCTGGTACCAACCAGGTGGAATTGGCACATCAAATAAAACCTACTTGCCATCGCTGGGTGTCCCGGCATTCCCATCAGGAAGTGTGAGATGACGAATGAGTGAAAAAAGAAGTCCTGCGACTTGGGGAGAGGACTTTCCTGCCTCATCCCAATCCAGTCTGGCTGCCCCAGCCCCAGGGGCCCCCTGCCCTCCTGGCTGTCTGATGACGTACTGTGTGTGGGCTCTGCAGGTCCTCCAGGGCTCTCCCACCCTTGGTCTGCACCACTACCGGTTTCACCCAGATCTGGGGCTGATGAGAGGTCTCCGGCCTGCCCCCTACAGGAGTTCAAGGGCTACCTCTGATGCACCTCTCTGGGCCCATGGGCTCTGGAATGGGAAGGAGTCTGCCTGCCAGTCTCCCGAGACCCCCACCCCAGCATCCAAACACTTGAGTCCTGGGTGGCCGCCCCCAgtaccctccctcctcccccatcacCAGATCCTGGGAGCTGGAGTTTGGAGGTTAACCTTTCCAAGGGCTGTGGGGCAACCATGGGTGCAACTAAGAGCCCAGGAGGCGTAATGAGGGGCACCGGGCAGGACTGCAGAAGGTGACAGGGAAAGAGCCCAGTTCACAGAGGGAAAGGCAGGATTCCCCGGGGAGACTCACCCCTCCAGGAGCTGATGGTTCTGGCTCAGGGAGTCCCTGTCCTGGGGTAGAGGATGCAGCCTAGAATTTTGGAAGGTTTGGGGGCACCCTAGTCCACAGGGCTCCATCCCCCAGTGTGGCAGCCAGCCTCTAAAATGGCCCCTAaatgatccctgcctcctggaaTTCATGCCCTCTGTGACCCCCGCTTCCCCTCCATGCAAAGGAGCTTGGAAACAGATCCCTCCTGCCCGGTTGAGCCTCAGATGAGACCACAGTTCTTTCCAGCGACATCGGCTGAACCCTTCCTAAGTTGCACCACGAACACCCCTCCTGCTACAGTGGAGAGTGCCTTGGCCCAGAGAGGGCTACCAACCTGCCCAAAGTAACTCAGACAGCTGGTGGCTGAGCCAGGACTGGGACCCACATTCCCAATTCCCAGCTCTGTTCTGGGCCCAGTCACCACAGCACCCCCCTCCTGGAGGCTCAGCCCAGCTGCAGCCCTGGAGGGAGGGGCCAGCGGCTGGGGCTCTCAGCCCCTGTGTCTCAGGCGCACACTGGGCATCAGTGCCTTTGCTCTCTGGGGCCCTGCCAGGCTACTTTCCTCCCACGCTGCGGTAACATGGAAAGGCTTCCAGATATCACCACACAGGTGATTTGACCAAGACAGTCGTTAACTGTGGAATGAGAATAACGGCCTGCCTGGAAAGAGCAggccctgtgtgccaggcatagcCCATGAGTCCACTCTTCCTCCCGACAGCCCTTAGAGAAAGATCTCTTCTTGTGggcgttttcttttttttttctttctttttttttttttttggccggggGGCTTGGGGGAAACGGAGTTTGGTTCTTGTTGCCCACattggagtacaatggtgcgatctcggctcactgcaaccttcacctcccaggttcaactgattctgctgcctcagcctcctgagtaactgggattacaggtacaggcATATGccgtcacacctggctaatttttgtatttttagtagagacggggtttctccatgttggtcaggctggtctcgaactcccgacctcaggggatccgcccacctcggcctcccaaagtgctgggattacaggcgtgagccaccacgcccggcctcgtGGGCATTTTCTAGCTGAGGAAAGGTAAACTCAGAGCCCACGGGGGTGGTCAGTGTGGAGATTCAAACCCAGCCCTGTCTCCAAAACCCTGCCCCTTCCGCTTGCCCTCACCACAGCAGGGCCCCAGTGTTCCCAGAACCTCTGTCCCCGCCGTGCCCCCTCACCCACTCACCGGCTGCTCAGGGTCCCCACCTGTGCTACCACCTGGCTGACAGCACTGGCTCCATGCTTGCTGGGCCTGGCCCCTCGGACCGAAAAACTGGGCCTGGGGTGGCCAGAAGAGGCCCAGCTCCACACCAGTCAGCAGTTCCAAGTCCCACAGGAGCTGCAGGAAGATGGGGTGCCAGGGCGTGAGGGGGcacccaccctggcctcagcCACACCCCCAGCCAGCCCTTACCTGCTCCTGGGCCCGCCAGCTCCACTCCATCTGCAGCAGCACAGGGGGCAGCTCCAGCCCTGGGGGATACCCGCGGCCCTCTTGCACCTGGAGGGGCAAGATGGTGTCAGGTCCCCCGCCTGTCTCCTTCCTTCTGAGGCAGTGCCCCTCCCTCACCTGCCAAAGTGCAGCCCTGAGCTGGCCTGGGCTTGCAGGGCACCAGAAGAGATACTGGTACAAAGCCAAGGCCTGTCTGGGGCTGCAGGGGAGCCCTGAGGCCCCCGGGGTGGCTGCCTGCACCATGCGGAGCCTGGAGGGAAACGGAGGACAGGAAACCAAGAGCCAGGAGCAAGGAAGGACAAAGGCTCTGATCTCAATCATGCAGGGCCTGACACCTGAGCCCTGGCTGGACCGCGGCCAAGCCTCATAGACTCTGACCTGTCTCTGAGATGGCTTTTATGGCCCTACAAGTGGCAGCGTGGAGTGAGCAGTGTGACCCCGAGAGAGGGAGGTATACGCATATGCTTGTTTACAGCCCCCAGTGAGCATTTGTTTGACATATACTGTACAAGCATACATATGCACATCAACCACACAGCTGCATTATTTGGGCACACAATATGCCCAATATGGGTAGCAACAGCAGCTGCTACCAACAGTTTAGCTTGTGCGGGAATGAAGATGCTTCGTACATATAATCCTTCCTTGCAGCAACTCTATGAAGCAGGctctattattatccccactttatagGCAAGAAGACTGACTCAGAAAGCAACTTCTCCTAGGCCAAGTGTGGTGCTTCACCTCTGCAGTTCCACCACTTTGGGatgatgaggtgggaggatggcttgagcccaggaatttgagaccagcctgggtgacatagcaagaccccacctcttaaaaaaaaaaagttagccaggagtggtagcacgtgcctgtagtcacagctacttgggaggctgagatgggaggattgattgaggctgggaggtcaaggctgcagtaagctgtgatcgtgccactgtattccagcctgagtgacagagcaagatcctgtctcttaaaaaaaaaaaaaaaaaaaaaaggaatagcttGTCTTAACATGTGGCAGCATTTTTTTCATCTGGAGATGGATGGATGTGATACCCTCTGGGAAGACATGGTCCCGGGAGCCCAGGCCGTCCATCAGCAAGAGGCGAGTGGTAAGAGGCCCTGCCCCAGCGAGCACTGCCCACGTGCTTATCCATGCTGTCCACCTGGTAAGTGCTGTCCATGCGTCACTGTTCATTCCCCAACACATACCAGATGCTTGTTACTATCATCCTCATCTCGCAGATGAATAGACAGGTCATTTAAGTTATCTAATCAGGAGAGGGGCTGAGTGCAGGAGCTCTGCCATCTTTACATCCTGCCCTGTCGTGAGCAGATTTGCCTGCTGGCTACTTTGTCCCCATTCCGTGAGAGAACGGAGCAGACCCTCCTCTTGGCCAGAAGAGAAAACAGCGTCAATGAAAGAGCAATCAGGCTGAGTGGCCTCCAATTCAACCTGGCGCTCTTTTGCGTCCTTGCCTGAGCACAAAGCCCTTCACTCCCTGTTGGAATAGCAGGGAGCAATGAGGATGGAgtcccctgacctcatgaccaAGGTCCCTAAAAcaccaaggtcacagagctggtagGCAGCAAAGAAAACTTGAATTCTGGACTTTTTCTATCTCAAAACCCATGTTCCCTCCCTACAGTGACGTCTTTACACGCTGCCAGTGTCTACTGCCCATATGTCTGCCCAGGG encodes the following:
- the SPMIP1 gene encoding protein SPMIP1, with product MSRQLNIDTLRQNFWKEEYLREKMLRCEWYRKYGLMVKAKQKAKAAGRLPLKLPTLHPKAPLSPPPAPKSAPSKVPSPVPEAPFQSEMYPVPPITRALLYEGISHDFQGRYRYLNTRKLDMPETRYLFPVTTSFTYGWQLGPPVKQELVSCKMCRIESFFRKNGAFALLDPRDLAL